The Aspergillus luchuensis IFO 4308 DNA, chromosome 4, nearly complete sequence DNA window GTCCCGCTCCGCCAATGCTCAGCTGGGTTATGTGGCTCTGATGCGGAGACAAAAAGCGACAGTATGGTGTGACCGGGCACAGCCCGAGGATCCTCGGATACGGGCGCAGAAGCTGGTCGATAAGAAGCGGGCGTACCTGGAAGTCCACGGCGCAGGCGCCGGGCGCACGGGTACCCTTGGAAGCGGCAAGAACAAGCACGGCGGCAAGGGAACCACCGAGTTCTCCCCCTCGACACTCGTCGGCGCTACTGTCCCGGTTCGACTCAGTGCGAACGAGGTCGGTGATGCAGATGAGGATGCACACAGTGACCGAGGCTTCCCTTATCGCCGGACCGGTAGCGGTCGCAGTTCTCTGGGTAGCAATTCTCGCTATCCCAGTGGCTACCAACGTACTCCGCAGAGCACGATGGGGAGCACCAGTACGCCTCCTAATGAGAAGACCGACCTCCCTGATGTCTCCGAGCACCCACCAGCTGAAAGCCACGAAGCCGAGCAGGACCACGCCTCCATTAAGGATGATGCTGCTACTACAAACAGTTTTGGTAGTGAGCACGAAGAGTACTTTGGCACTGTGAGTGACATGGCCGCACCAAGTGCGGCTTCTGCGGCGATCGACAAGGCGAAGAAAGCGGATGAACTGCGGCGCCGAGGCAGTGTCGATGATCGAACGACGTCCATGACCAATGTCCGGCTTTTCGTGGCGAACCCCGATTTGAGTGATTAGAGATGCGGCTTGTTCATTGCTGGGCTTATTCCTTTCACATACACTGATATTTGGCGCTGCATCGACTATGCAGTCCGTATCGAATTCGAGCTCTACgcctctttcctttcttttcctgaagTCTCGTCCTGCAAACTCGGGCTTGGATCCCATGTCTGGTGCAATGGTCCTGCTATGCCCTCCAGCCTTGATTTGCTTCACGATGGCAAGATGCCCCTCAACTGATTGACTTGAACTTGTTCTATTCCCCTCACCGCATGTTATTGGCGCTTTTTGCTGTGCTGTAAGGGTTGCGTGCTACTTGAACTCGCACCCCTTGCACCAAGTTGGCGTCCGATGGATCTATGAgcaaagtaataataatactattgtACATATCACCACATTTGATCGCAATAGCGAAGTAGACGGTATTAAGGAGAGCTGTTGTAAGTTTGCACGGACTTAGGCGGAGTCAGCGCATAGTGAACCAATGGACCAGTAGCTTCACTCTCAGTACAACCATCGAATAGACCCAAATTCAACATTTAACAGACAGGAACTCTGCATGCAAAAGCTCCAGcgatatagatagatgaaCTAAGGTGGGCTAAGAAATCTAGTGGTCGTGAACTAGGGGGTCCTTACATAATCCACTACACGTGCGGGACGCGAAATCCCAGTCGCGAACATCAATTAACAACGCGTTTCGGGCGACCTGGCAGGCCTCACCAGACGCCAAGATTCCCTCTTCCACGCCTGGAATCTCCGCCTCGATTGttgcctgtctgtcttgtcttgtctgtctatcACTTTGCACGACCCCTaacctaactaactagctcaCGGTCCAGCCGGCCAGAAAGAGACCCATCAATCGATCACTCTTCTGGATCACCGGCTTTCCTCACTTCACTCCTAATACTTTCCGCTCATTTTCCTCTCATGACCCTGAAACCTACCTGGCTGGTTATCGGCCACTGATGTGAGCTTAAACCAACCCTTGCAAAGCACCCTCCAGCACGAGGTTGTGCATGCGCGCGCACTCTGCGATTCTTTCACTAAAGTGATTAAGTTACGATGATAGACTGACTGAGTTGTGAATTGAGGAGTCTCATAGGT harbors:
- a CDS encoding uncharacterized protein (COG:S;~EggNog:ENOG410PQ2T), with the protein product MAGVQLQQPSMTDYRLPMHHQPPPARKPVAGMHSGFPYQAYDGPHHQQLSPHPSAASLAHNRRRTSSSHVLPYMAQQQQAYSAGPSPHHTMTGPPNYPPSRRLSSATTSTTSTGNVNYGGNPQTDIRRSTSSRSANAQLGYVALMRRQKATVWCDRAQPEDPRIRAQKLVDKKRAYLEVHGAGAGRTGTLGSGKNKHGGKGTTEFSPSTLVGATVPVRLSANEVGDADEDAHSDRGFPYRRTGSGRSSLGSNSRYPSGYQRTPQSTMGSTSTPPNEKTDLPDVSEHPPAESHEAEQDHASIKDDAATTNSFGSEHEEYFGTVSDMAAPSAASAAIDKAKKADELRRRGSVDDRTTSMTNVRLFVANPDLSD